A stretch of Lathyrus oleraceus cultivar Zhongwan6 chromosome 6, CAAS_Psat_ZW6_1.0, whole genome shotgun sequence DNA encodes these proteins:
- the LOC127091063 gene encoding uncharacterized protein LOC127091063 yields the protein MNIEKGISAIDLNQPSQPEFHDEYNFEVEPTSVERRNISLSGLTIKSENIENGVRFSASLPSYLSSILDSDLGGTAKDELPSMILMRCTTCLMYLMVVKADSKCPKCKNQMMDAAKF from the exons ATGAATATTGAGAAAGGAATTTCCGCCATTGATCTTAATCAACCATCACAGCCTGAATTCCATGATGAATATAATTTTGAG GTTGAGCCAACATCAGTGGAGAGAAGAAACATAAGCCTGAGTGGTTTGACAATTAAATCCGAAAATATAGAAAATGGTGTAAGATTTTCAGCTTCATTACCATCCTATTTGTCTTCAATATTGGATTCTGATCTTGGTGGGACTGCAAAAGATGAGCTACCATCAATGATTCTCATGAGATGTACTACTTGTCTCATGTATCTCATGGTTGTCAAAGCTGACTCTAAATGTCCAAAGTGCAAAAATCAAATGATGGATGCTGCTAAATTTTGA